Part of the Desulfonatronovibrio magnus genome is shown below.
TCCGTATCTTAGAAAAAAGTTAATGGGAAGAAGAACTCACCGGCTGGCAATGCAAACTCTCATGTATAAATATGCCTGACCATATTACCCGTCTGAAGATTCTCATCTCAACCATTTAAGTTTATATTGAAATGAGTCTCATGCATTTACATATTCATAGGTATGGGCTGAACAGCCAGCATAAGGAATCTCTGAGTCTGGCAGGAATAGAACGTGAGTCCACTTCCTCCAGAGTCAGCTTCCTGGACGACATTATCTTTTGCTCAACGTGAGAGTAAAGAATAGCTGCCAGCCTTTTGGAATATACCTCCACCACCATTTCAAAGTTCAATCTCAGACTGCGGGGATCCATATTTGCCGACCCGATAACACAGTACTCATCATCCACGAGAAACAGCTTGGAATGATCAAAAGGTGGTGGCTGGTAATATACATTAACCCTGTATTGAAGGATTTCCCAAAGCATATTGCGGGTAGCCCAGTGAACAAATGGAAGGTTGTTCTTTTCAGGCAGAACAATAGTAACTTCTACACCTCTCAGGGAAGCTACCTGGAGCGCACCAAGGAGTTCCTGAGATGGAAGAAAGTATGGAGTCATGATAATAATCTTACTTTTCGCCTGAGAAACCATCCCTGTATAAAGCATTCTCAATTTATCTATATCCTGGTTAGGTCCAACAGTGATAGTTCTGCAAAAAGCATCTCCAAAGACCTGCAGATCATGGCCTGAATCCCTGGTCGGCAAATGAAATCCTTTACAGAAAGACCAGTCTTCCATGAATACGTCTTTCATCTGGGATACTACAGGGCCTTTGAACTGAAATTGAATATCCTGTGCTCCTTTGCTTTTTTCATAGTCAACAACATGTCTGTCGCCTATATTCATACCACCTGTAAATCCCATCATATCATCAATAATTAACATTTTTCTATGATTGCGCAGGTTGAGAAAAGGAGACACTGGAATAAGCTTTGGAGGGAGAAAACGAGAAAAAGGAACACCTGCCCTTTTGAGGTAGCGACTTATCTTTGGCCATGAATACAACTCTCCAATTCCATCCACCAAAACCCTAACATCCAGACCACGCTTACATGCCTGGGATAAAGCCCCCACAAAACGCATCCCCCAATTGTTACTTTCAAAAATAAACGTCTGGAGATATACATATTTCCTTGCGCTGTTAATGGCCGCAAGCATTTCAGGAAAGGCCTGATTGCCATTAAACAAAACATGTACTTTATTACCCCCCAGCAAAGGGCGGTTGGTCAGTTTGTCCGTCAATCCAGCTCTTAAATTTGAGTGAAACTTATCAACATCCTGCACTAATACTCTGGAAGTCAGGGTGCTTTGAGGAGCCCCCCTCCCCTGTTGAGTCAGAGCCAGAGGTTCAGCCTTAAGTTTTTTAGCTCTGGTTTTAATGCGGTTGATGCCCAGAAGATAATAGAGAATTGGTCCTAATGTGGGGATAAGCAGACAGGTTACAATCCAACCCCATGCAGTTCTCGGGTCTCGTTTGTACATTAGAGCATGTCCGGCTGCCCAGACATTTAAAAGCATGATCAGGAAAAAGATAAACAGGGCCATCAAGGTAAAAAAAGCCTTTGGAGGATAACAATAATCTGCTCAAAGCAGCTAAAATAGAATCAATTCATGCATTACGCATTCATGAAAATCAAACAGAAAGTTTAAGAATCAGGATGTTAAATAACTTTTAGCTTACAAGTAACTACAAACGTATATGTAATAAATTCAGAGCATTACGGTTTTACGATACAGATTGCTTCGGTCGCTTAGGCTCCCTCGTGGGTGACAGGTTTTCAGCTACCACATCCCTGACAACTCAGGTGTCATTGCGAGCGAGTCTTCGAGCGCGGCAATCCTTGTTGCGAGCGAAGCGAAGCAATCTCGCGTTGAGGCTATATCAATTTACTCGCAGGTTCGGTCCCGGGCCGCCCGGGGGAGGAGCTACTAACTACTAACTGATAACAATTTCTTGTTTTTTATGACAGGCTTTCAAGATTAAGTTACTAATCTAATTGATAAAAAATGGAACGAAGATATCTTTTGGGAACAAATGACCTTGTCACGCCTGAAAGAGACTCAGTTGAGCCAATAAGAAGACACCCATCAGGCTGTAATACGCCAGCAATTCTTTCAAAAAGCCTTTTTTTGTCGTCTGGCTTGAAATATATGGCTACATTTCTGCAAAAAACGATATCAAACTTACCAAGCACTGAGAAAGGCTGCATAAGATTGATCTTGCGAAAATTCGCTAAGGCTCTGATCTCGTCTTTTATTCTCCAGTTGCCATCAGGAGTGGGATTAAAAAATTTGTTAAGTTTGTCACTGGTCAAGCCTCTTTCAATCTCAAATTTATTGTATTTACCGTAGCTTGACTTGGCTATGGCTTCATCAGAAATGTCCGTGCCAAGAATGTTCACTTGATACTTATTGAGGTCAGGGATGATCTCTTTGACAGCAATAGCTATGCTGTAAACTTCCTGGCCTGTGGAACATGCAGCACTCCAGATTCTGAGTTTAACCGGCATGGAAGAATGTGTCTTTTTACTTCTGGCATCAATGATATCCGGCAAAATTTTATGCTTCAAAAGCTCAAAAGGAGCATTGTCCCTGAAAAAAAGAGTTTCCTTAGTTGTGATGGCATCAATTATGGCTTTTTCCAGCTTTTTGGTGCCATCAGATCTGGATTTGTTGTAAAGGTCCCTGTAGGAGGCAAGTTTTTCCTGCTGCAACAACGGTTTGAGCCTGTTTTCCAGCAAGTATGCCTTACTTTGGTCAAGGTAGATTCCTGAAAGATTATATATATACTGTGAAATAATCTTCAGTTCGTCGGGAGTAATTTTCATCTTTTGACAGTGCTGACTATTTCGGCTGCTATCCGTTCTAAAGGTACCATAATATCAACGACTCCTGCATCATGGGCCATCTTAGGCATGCCATACACAACACAGGTATCCTCATCCTGTCCAATCACAACAGCTCCAAGGGCCTTCATTACTTTGAGCCCCAAGGTGCCGTCATTGCCCATCCCTGTCATAATCACACCTGTGACTTTGTTTTTAAATTCCCGGGCTACGGAACGAAAAAGATAATCTGCCGCAGGCTTGCAATTATTTTCAGGTGGATCATCAGTAATACGTAAAATCTTTTTCTGAGCTGCACCGGTGACAACTTTAGTCTGCTTTCCACCAGGGGCAATATAAACATGATTAGAACGCAGGATCTCTCCATCTTCTGCTTCCTTGATGCGCAGGCTGCATTTCTGATCAAGACTTTCTGCCAGAGATTTGGTAAATATGGGAGGCATATGCTGCACAATTACCACTGGAACATTAAGATTTCCTGGCAACATGGGCAGCATTCTTGTCAAGGCATTGGGCCCACCTGTAGATATACCGATGGCAACAATATCTGACTTTTCATGCGCCATTCTCGCTGAATGGATTGTAGGAGTTGAGGCAGGTTTGGGTTTGACCCGGGGATCCTTATCAGTTTTCCGTAGTGCTTTCTTAATGTCCAAGCGTTTTAAAAAATGCTTGACCCGGGGAGAAAGGGCTCTTTGCAGAATACTGATATTTTCTTCGCGCGACTCCTTGTCTGGCTTAGTAATAAAGTCAAATGCCCCTAATTCAAGGGCCTTCATGGTGATATCGCTGCCTCTTTTAGTCAGGGTGCTGACCATCACCACCCCGACATTGATCTTTCTCTTTTGAATTTCTTCAAGAGTCTGCACGCCGTCCATAACCGGCATTTCTACATCAAGGGTTATCAGATCAGGTTTAAGAGATTCAATCCTATTCAGCGCAATCTTACCATTGCTTGCTGTTCCGACCACCTCGACATCAGGAAAATCATTTAACACATCACCAATGATTTTTCGGTATACAATTGTGTCATCAACAACGAGAACCCTGAGAGCCATCTCAACTCCTGCATGTCTTAACAGCTAAAACACAGTCAAAACATGGTTATTGGTAAAATTGTTAAACTACATGGAATTTATATTTTAAACTTTGTGATTGTGTACTTATCATTTTAGCAACGGAAATATAAATGTAATCAGGAGCAATCATTTAATTTGACTGTGTGCTCAGACCTGCGGGGATTCAACATAATCCAGAACCTTAAAACTGTTCCTGAATCATTATACTCGAACCCGTCAGAATATTGTCTTATTAAAAAAAGCCCCCAACCGCAATGAGAAGTACTGCCTGCAGGATTTCTTTTAAGGCTGTCCCGCCAGTCAAAACCAGGACCAGGCCCTGAAACTTCAAACTCCACTTTGTCCTTAGTCAACAAGGCCCTGCAGGAAATAATTTTGGAATGATCCTGGTCTGCTCCATGAAAAATAGCATTATTCAGCGATTCTCTCAAGACAATAGTCAAATTAAAAAAAGTTTTTTCATCACACGCAGCATCAAGGAAAAGCTTAACCTTTTCCATTAGTGATTCCACAAGAGTTGGGTCAGCAGGAAATTCACAACTCAAGCTGGTTTTAGTGATTTTGCAATCTATAGTCATCAGACCTCCGTCCCAAGAATAACTACATCATCCTGGAGCAAATTTTTATCCGGGCATAAATGCTCAAAAATAAATTCAAGGGATTCTCCTAAGGGGAGGTCTGCAGATGCAGCAGCTTGCTTCATCACCTCTTCAATGCCTTGGGTCCGTGTCCTCATCGAATCGCCAAAAAGTTCCACCAGTCCATCAGTAAAAAGAAAGAATCTGTCTCCAGGCTCAACATGTTCTTGAGTCGGATAAAACTCAACCTGTTCAAAAGGTCCTAAAATGTCTCCTTCAGCTTCCAGCAGCTTAGCCTCTTTTGTCGAAGCCTTGACATTAACCGCAGGCAGATGACCTGCATTATAGAGAAATGCCTTGTTCATACCTTTATCCACCAAAAGGAAGGCTGCAGTCAGGTGCTGGGAAGGTTGCAGAATTCTGTTTAAAACTGCGTTCGTCATCCGCAAGCCTTCCTCCACCGGGGTGTAGGGGTTAATATTCTGATCAAACAATACTTTCAGGGCAGATGTTACATAAGCAGTGCCAAGGTTATGCCCGCTTATATCCGCAACTGTGTATACATAGGTGTTTTCTCCGGTTCTGATGACATCAAGAAAATCTCCGCCCGCTTCTAATATGGGCCGAAAAATATACTTGAATCGCGCTTCCGGATACATTTCAGGATCAACTAAAAACGATTCCTGGGCTTCTCTGATGTCAGCAAAGTGTCTGACCTGAGATTCAACAAGCTTTTCCTTGGCAAACTTAAGCTCAAGGTGAACCCTGATTCGGGCCAGCACTTCTGTCCTGGCAAAGGGTTTCCCTATATAATCCACACCACCGAGTTCCAATCCCTTTACAATATTTTCAGTATCGTTCAGTGCGGAAATGAAGATGATGGGTATATCCTTGGTAAGAGGATTTTGCTTTAAACCTTTACATGTATCAAAACCGTCTTCAACAGGCATCATTACATCGAGCAAGATCAGGTCCGGCAAATTCTCAGAAGCCATACTTCTGGCCATCTTTCCATTTTCAGCCTCCATAGTCTGGTAACCGGAATTTTGGAGAACGACCTTTAGTAGCCTTCTGTTCAAGGGAGAATCATCTACAATTAGGATTAGCGCGGGCCTGAATTTTTTTTCTTGATTCATGTATATTTTGTATTACTCAAAAGTCAGTCAAAGCATTATGCAGGTAGTCTTAAGAGTTGAAGTTTGAAGTTTTGTAACAGTTTAGCCATTTGCATGCGGCATGAGGACTGGCTCTCCCCGCACTTATTATTAAATACTGT
Proteins encoded:
- a CDS encoding ATP-binding protein, whose product is MTIDCKITKTSLSCEFPADPTLVESLMEKVKLFLDAACDEKTFFNLTIVLRESLNNAIFHGADQDHSKIISCRALLTKDKVEFEVSGPGPGFDWRDSLKRNPAGSTSHCGWGLFLIRQYSDGFEYNDSGTVLRFWIMLNPRRSEHTVKLNDCS
- a CDS encoding response regulator, whose translation is MNQEKKFRPALILIVDDSPLNRRLLKVVLQNSGYQTMEAENGKMARSMASENLPDLILLDVMMPVEDGFDTCKGLKQNPLTKDIPIIFISALNDTENIVKGLELGGVDYIGKPFARTEVLARIRVHLELKFAKEKLVESQVRHFADIREAQESFLVDPEMYPEARFKYIFRPILEAGGDFLDVIRTGENTYVYTVADISGHNLGTAYVTSALKVLFDQNINPYTPVEEGLRMTNAVLNRILQPSQHLTAAFLLVDKGMNKAFLYNAGHLPAVNVKASTKEAKLLEAEGDILGPFEQVEFYPTQEHVEPGDRFFLFTDGLVELFGDSMRTRTQGIEEVMKQAAASADLPLGESLEFIFEHLCPDKNLLQDDVVILGTEV
- a CDS encoding CheR family methyltransferase, encoding MKITPDELKIISQYIYNLSGIYLDQSKAYLLENRLKPLLQQEKLASYRDLYNKSRSDGTKKLEKAIIDAITTKETLFFRDNAPFELLKHKILPDIIDARSKKTHSSMPVKLRIWSAACSTGQEVYSIAIAVKEIIPDLNKYQVNILGTDISDEAIAKSSYGKYNKFEIERGLTSDKLNKFFNPTPDGNWRIKDEIRALANFRKINLMQPFSVLGKFDIVFCRNVAIYFKPDDKKRLFERIAGVLQPDGCLLIGSTESLSGVTRSFVPKRYLRSIFYQLD
- a CDS encoding protein-glutamate methylesterase/protein-glutamine glutaminase produces the protein MALRVLVVDDTIVYRKIIGDVLNDFPDVEVVGTASNGKIALNRIESLKPDLITLDVEMPVMDGVQTLEEIQKRKINVGVVMVSTLTKRGSDITMKALELGAFDFITKPDKESREENISILQRALSPRVKHFLKRLDIKKALRKTDKDPRVKPKPASTPTIHSARMAHEKSDIVAIGISTGGPNALTRMLPMLPGNLNVPVVIVQHMPPIFTKSLAESLDQKCSLRIKEAEDGEILRSNHVYIAPGGKQTKVVTGAAQKKILRITDDPPENNCKPAADYLFRSVAREFKNKVTGVIMTGMGNDGTLGLKVMKALGAVVIGQDEDTCVVYGMPKMAHDAGVVDIMVPLERIAAEIVSTVKR
- the cls gene encoding cardiolipin synthase; translated protein: MALFIFFLIMLLNVWAAGHALMYKRDPRTAWGWIVTCLLIPTLGPILYYLLGINRIKTRAKKLKAEPLALTQQGRGAPQSTLTSRVLVQDVDKFHSNLRAGLTDKLTNRPLLGGNKVHVLFNGNQAFPEMLAAINSARKYVYLQTFIFESNNWGMRFVGALSQACKRGLDVRVLVDGIGELYSWPKISRYLKRAGVPFSRFLPPKLIPVSPFLNLRNHRKMLIIDDMMGFTGGMNIGDRHVVDYEKSKGAQDIQFQFKGPVVSQMKDVFMEDWSFCKGFHLPTRDSGHDLQVFGDAFCRTITVGPNQDIDKLRMLYTGMVSQAKSKIIIMTPYFLPSQELLGALQVASLRGVEVTIVLPEKNNLPFVHWATRNMLWEILQYRVNVYYQPPPFDHSKLFLVDDEYCVIGSANMDPRSLRLNFEMVVEVYSKRLAAILYSHVEQKIMSSRKLTLEEVDSRSIPARLRDSLCWLFSPYL